A stretch of DNA from Leguminivora glycinivorella isolate SPB_JAAS2020 chromosome 12, LegGlyc_1.1, whole genome shotgun sequence:
aaaccttaggtttgtacggaaccctcggtgcgcgagtccgactcgcacttggccggttttttttctactcccgaactgtttgttattcatcatttacagggtcgatctttaaaaccctacataaaagtctatttgcCAAAACCAGTGCCCGCCGGCTTTCctcgcatgcgcgcagtaacgaaaaattTGAAAAcacattgtttggctctgtaaccatggcaacatTGTTATAAcaatactgcgcgcgtgcgcggtaaGCCGGATGACTTTGGGCAGCTGGCAGTGCAAAATAtaagaaacagtgtgaatttcagtTATTCAAGAGaagtgtttaactgagtcaaaaaatactcgtggcgtctttaataacaatttttggcttcgcctcaaattgttacccacgctactcttcttttttgatctcctttaaacgtCTGTTGCACAAAATACTATATTGGTTTAATCATTATTACAATGGAATGACATTTGCACATCATTTAAAACGAATGTTTTCTATAAATCTCTCCCATGCAATGTATCTTGTATCCATCTCATATATCTCTCTCATTTCAGGTGATGATGGCCGTCGGTATAACAGCAGCAGTAAGCTTGGCTCTTACTCTGTTCGCTTTCCAGACTAAGTGGGACTTCACCATGATGGGAGGATTCCTCGTCTGTGCCACAGTTGCCTTGCTTATTCTTGGTGAGTAAAGAACTTCATATTACAACGGATTCCAAGAATCCATAAGAAGTTCCATTAATCTTCTAAAAGTCCGGTATTCCTTTAAAAAGGACAAATTAAATTCGAATTTTGAACTACAATGCCACATCTCGGAGGCgcgaggcgcgttcctagcacacattctaagctcgtgtaggtgaacgcgtaccatgcttgtatgagtgagacatGACAGGTcgtctgttcgcgtttttgacaggcggtaactgtgaggttaccgaggggtgggcggcactttcagcggggagcgggagtggccatactgtacgatagtactctttattatactgtgacaatggatttatttatttatttaatctttattgcacaaagaaaatacaattgtacacaaggcggacttaatgctataaggcattctctaccagtcaaccatcgggcaaaacagagaaattgtaggcggtgcaacattaaattatattaagaacaaaatagttaagttatttgcacaatattattaagctaacctatatgtaatatataaaagaataaacatacttacacacagataataatatacatacatacaatatatttaaatacataaaaaatacatacatacatatgacaTCAGATGAAACTTACAAAAATGAAATACTAAGGATTTGTCATTCTTCCAGCAAAGTACTTAATCAGGGATTTTTTAAATGCAAATCTATTCGGACATTGTCTAAGTTTGACTGGGAGACTATTCCAAAGACGAGACACCTGAACGGAGAAAGAATTGGACATAAAACCTGTTCGGTGAGATGGTATTGACAAGGAAAGGTTGCCAGAAGAGCGCAGTTGGCGAATCCGAGAAACACCGTAGTAGCTGAAGAAGGATTTAAGATATTCTGGAGATTGAGGATCGTTAATGATAGAAAAGAGCGTGCAGAGCATGCGAATGTTGCGACGTACACGTATAGGGAACCAGCCAAGTTTAACACGGAAAGATGATACATGGTCGTATTTACGAAGACAGAAAATGAAACGAATGCAGTTGTTAAGTAAACGATCTAACTTGTTCAAGAGCTCTACAGTTAAGTCGGGATAACACACATCGCCGTAGTCAATTATGGGTAGAATCAATGTCTGCACTAACAGTATTTTTGTTTTGATGGGTAAGAAGTGCTTAAGTCTATTAAGGGCATGTAGTGATCCAGTAACTTTACGGCATATTTCAGCTACCTGTGTTTTCCAACTCAAGGTACTGTCCAGATATACGCCCAAGTCTTTTACGCTCTGGCTGTATGGTATGGGAGTACCGTTAAAATAAACGGGGCGTGTAACTTCTATTTTCGAGAGCTGGCGCTCGCTACCTATTATTATGGCCTGACACTTGGATGGATTGACAAACAAACCGAACTTCTCAGACCATCGCTGGATGTGCAAAAGATCGAGGTTTAATACTCTCTTCTAACACATAAGTCGCTTGACGCATTCTCTTTGTCACTCATTAAGTCATTAAGCCAAATATGAAAAGATGTTCCACGATACATAACCTGACGTTTCGGGTGTTGGGCGGTTTCGTGTCCTGGGATTGGTCTCATAAGGGAGTTTAATCCTAGCTGTACATACTACATTTTGAACCCCCTAAGACCCATAGTCATTTTTTGCATTAGGTATTGAAAATTCTAGTTATCTCGATCATGGGCGATATCCTGCTGTTAACGACCTGAATATCTCACAAATCCGTTTTGCTTCAAGTAATACTCATTCACCACCTGATTATTTGTTAATACTCAAATCCACGCTTATCTATCTCTCCATTTTCATTCATCCATTCATTCATTCCAGGAATTTGCGCCATATTCATCCGAAGCAACATCCTCCAGCTCGTCTACGGCTGCATCGGAGCCCTCATCTTCTGCATGTACCTCGTCTACGACACGCAGCTCATGATGGGCGGCAAACACAAATACAGCATCAGCCCTGAGGAGTACATCTTCGCTGCGCTCAACTTGTACCTCGATATTGTTAACATCTTCCTGTATATTTTGATGATTATTAGTGCGGCTTCGAAGTAGGGCTTCGTAACTATTTACTTAACTATCTGTCGGCCTagctgaagtgacaatcgttgatgctagTGATGATCGaaaccacagtataaaaccagtaagaattcttctaacaaattttgcgccgcgcGGTTTGACCTTGAGTAGTGCTCGCAcgcagcgaggtgcagagagCATATGTTGAAACGAACGATCGCGGTCGCGCCACTACGCGCCGCGTTGTGTGGCGTGCGCTGTAGCCAAATACCGATCGCGGGAGATTCACTACTaggtcgtccttatactgtgtcgAAACGCAACTggcaatacggaagagcgatagacagAGCGAAGCGTAACCAGTTGTATAACGAATCTGTTTGTCTCTCTATTACTCTTATATATTAGTGCGACAGTGATACTTGCGTTTCGTTCTCCATAATAATGGACTGTAGTTGGGTAGTTTAGGGCGCAGTCACATCTATCAGAATCGAGCCGCATTTTGTGTACCTATGAGAAATCGCTTAGTATGAACATGTTTAAGCATGCTTTCAGCTTTCCGATGCGTGAACGTCTTCATACTAACTAGTGATTTCTCATACAAAAATCTGGCTCGATGCTGATAGATTGACTTCACCcttacataatattgtcttcggttaccgcgatggttactcatgaaataaaaccatggaaacggattaaatcgcgtataatgaattttttCCATCCatagtttccatagttttatttcaccctTACAGTTAGGTATTAACTGATCATTTTGAAATGTCAGTATTTTATAATACTTTCCTCTCTTCTGTATAGCTCACTGTGAATTATGTAAGTGTGAGAGTCAGATTATTGCATTCAATTATGAAACTAcaatatttgtaaataaatataagaataaaataacaattaaacATACAAACCTTTTTGAATACGATTTCGCTCCGTCAGTGGAAAGAGTGTAACTGTACACTTCGAGCGCAGTCAGCTCCTCAGTCACAgaataaataaaagtaatatctacagaAAGGACACTTCCTACAGGATCGATAATCGTTATTCCCTTTGCAGTATCCTTTTCGTCTATTTAGggttgttaaaaaagttttctTTTTTGTGGTATCGCACGGAAAACGACGTCAAGTTTTGTCAACCCTAATAAGTGCCATGTAGCACCGAGTGACGGAATTGATTGGGAGAGTGTCTAATTACTGATTGGGCTCAGCATTGATTGCTACGAGTAATTAATAGTTAGTTCAGGTACACCTAGATATAATAATTACACTATGACGACCGTTTTAATCAGTAAATAACACTACAAAACAAttacaaattgtttatttttcaaaagttacataaaaatgtAAGACAGCCCGTCGGAGGAATTTACAGGATTCGTACGAGTAAGTGTGGAGTAAGTAGAAACTTTTAGAGTAATTTAATTGTTTTGAAATACGATAATTTGCATGGGGAACTATTCTTGCTGCGGTCTCCTAAAAAGAACTCAATGGTCTGTAGTTTTCAGCCACCCAGAGCATAAACTCAAAACCTTGATTCAAAGCAATCTTCGCCAACGCTATGTTGCGATCCTTAGCATTTTCGAACATATGCTTGAATCCAAACACTCTCTTATACACATCTCCTAAACGATAACTCATTTTATCAAAATGATACTCAGGCCATGGAAAAGACCCTTCTCTTCTTTGTCTATAAGTAGTCTTATCGGAATCCGGTTCAAAAATATCATAGAAAGCATGCATCGAATCCGCACAAACAATGTATTTTGATTCAAATTCAATATCAGCAAGCTCCTCTTTCAATAAAGGAAAATCGAATTTATTCCCGTTGTGGGCGATCAGACACACAGGTTTTTCCAAGTCTTCCAGAAAACGGGCCGTTTCTTCCTTCAGGCTATTTTCCTCGTAACCATACCATTTTTGATTTATAAAAAACAACAGGTCACTTACAATTCGGCAGTGAAGTTTTTGCGCTGGAGGTTTCGCCAAAAAATGTTCTTCGCCTTCGCGGAAATATTTTCGGAGATCTTCGCATCTCACTGCTATCATATGTAGCTCTCTTATTTTAGGGTCGCGGAGTCCGGTGGTTCCGAGATCGAAAAATACGTAGGTTGCAATTGGTTTCATGGTCAAATATGCAACTTTAATCTTTGTCTTTAACAATTCACGTGTTAGATTTTAACTTTGTGTAAAGTCACAATCCTGTTACTAATGGTACTGATTCTAAATATATACACTCTTCAACAGTTCTTTaagtatttaaaagtaaatattcacaagtatttaaaaacaCAACGGAGCATAATCGTAAAATTTCGACTGAACTGACTCACTGCAGTTGCAACGGCGGAATGAAGAGTGAAATGAGTAATGCGCTGGCCCATTACATAACAACCTTATGCTCTTAGGTAATTTGATTGTAGTCCTAATTCTGTGTAAACAAAGCACATTCTTATATGTAGGGTTAGAATTTCAAGAGGGGCACAACTGGCATAAGGGgcgttataatttttttctcaaacatggtatgaaatattgatgttatgtgccttataattggcagcgaagtatgacgttgcaggtgcggctaggacgattgataaataatggaatttcatacaaaccttgcaggccaaggccggcaaagtccttttttaatttccaaacacagataattgtgacataacatccaggtatttagccaattaaaaaaaaactataaggggctttatagacgtgccgactgcaactggtacgggccctagacaatatttgattttgggtgcgttttcatacaaaaaaaatttttttcgttttttttttaattttttttaactttttgtttttttataagcgtatacagggtaacaaaggggaacgaaaattcgattatttttgcgctacgacgcaccgtttaggagatacagccatccaaagttactattttcggtagactttatttatttcataccatgtttgagaaaagcactatacatacctcggcgggaaatggggttgcccgcctcagacctatccatctatatgtcttcggccggcaaccccctttgtcccggcctctgtagtaatgtactattcttctTCGGTTGTGCTAGCCCTGCAgatgacgctgagtaacaactTTGTTGCAAAAGGGTCAGTGAACCCTTGAAgttataataggctacttgaccctttttagggttccgtagtcaactaggaacccttatagtttcgccatgtctgtctgtccgtccgtccgtccgtccgcggataatctcagtaactgtaagcactagaaagctgaaatttggtaccaatatgtatatcaatcacgccaacaaagtgcaaaaataaaaaatggcaaaaaatgttttattagggtacccccctatatgtaaagtgggggctgatattttttttcattacaaccccaacgtgtgatatattgttggataggtatttaaaaatgaataagggtttactaagatcgttttttgataatattattattttcggaaataatcactcctaaaggaaaaaaaagtgcgtccccccgcctctaacttttgaaccatatgtttaaaaaatatgaaaaaaatcacaaaagtagaactttataaagactttctaggaaaattattttgaacttgataggttcagtagtttttgagaaaaatataaaaaactacggaaccctacactgagcgtggcccgacacgctcttggccggtttttaaagtctatcttatattattaattactgtccaatgaaccgaaaaaatattaccatatttttttaCGACTTGAAAAgcgaaaaaaacatttttaaagtgtACTTTCgcttaatcaggcaaaaacaacattggCCACGTTAATTTATAAATTGTCTGTGCATAACGTCAATCGAATTGAacgcaaaattttctgacatttatgtagaggcataaagttcatcatgtcagtgattgactcgatataaagttaagttaggttctatgacgtcattacatcgctgacagcgttttcggtggccaaagttaaaaaaaatttacacaCATATTCAAACGAAATTACGTAGTCATTACTcattatacacttttaatacccaaaatttataaacattggcttcttatgtcaaatactacaggaaacaaccATTTTTTGTGTCAAATTCGATATTattctagtagcctattgaatACGTATTTTCATAAGGGTGAGaataattgcacaaaagatatGGGTCgtagtgtatccgtaagggcatCCGCagatataagataagataatgaTGAGAATAGCTTAAAACCACaggttatttatttgtattttacatTCCTTGCATATGTAGCCTTTATTCAATTCTCCAAAATTGCCAAGCCTAGTAAAAAATGAAAGAAACAAAATACCAAATCACGACCTTGAGACTTAAACGTACTTCAAGTAAAGTTCGTTCGTTCTGCTCCCCCACTTTAAGCCCCACTCTCTAAACTCCCACTCCATACTCCTGTATGTGAATGTGAACTTTATTAACACAGTAAAAGACGTAAAATCAAATGAGCTGAATTAGATCAGTTGCAAAAGTTGCAACGTTTACTATGTCCTGATCAGTGCAGTGCACTCTTAAGTTCTTACACCTAGATGACGTGTTGATATTTCGCCATTTCGTTGCGTCTAAACTTTTGCGCTTCAAatacattgtgttcatgaactGTGAGTAGAGTGTTAAGTTGGTGTTAAGTGTGGCAAAAAACTTATTCCTTGCCTTAAATTGTGTTTTTCTCAAGAAAGAATCAGTAAGCGTGTTCAACAACCCAGTTGCAGTTCGCAATATGGAGCCCATTGAAAATATTGCAACATATGTGTTTTTCGATTTCAGTACAGTCAGTCTAAGTGATCGTAAAATAACAGAGTTACACATGAAAGCTATTCGTTGTGAAGATATTCGAAAATATTTTCAAGAAGCAGGTCCAGCTTTTTATGCAAAACCTCCAGCTGATAAAAATCTTCACTGGATACTTGAAAATGATGCTCTACTGTGTGAAAACCGAGAAGACGATGACATGGGGGAAACCACTTTGAAACTAGAAGCGTCCCGTTTTCTTAAAGATTTAGAAAAACCTGTGTGTTTCATCGCTCACAATGGAAATCGATTTGATTTTGGATTATTGAGAAACGAACTGGCTGACGAAGATGGAGAATTACCTATAGATTACGTTTGTGCTGATTCCATGGCGGCCTTCTATGATATTTTCGAACCGGATGCTCAAAAGACTTCTTATAAAGAAAGAGGAGGAGGATCTTTTCCATGGCCTGATTATTATTCTGATAAACAGAGTTATAAGTTGGAAGATGTATATGAACGAAATGTTCGAGTTGAATATAAGGCGGAAAATGCTAAGGATCGCAACAATGCGGTGGTGGAAATCGTTTTGGAATTGGATCAAAGCTTTATGGCCTGGGTGGATAAGAACAATATGCCCTTGACtcattttttaaaacctaatttGCCATGGTGCCCATGGTAGGGTAATGAATAGGCGAATCAACATATTAACTGACACTAAACTTTTCGTTACCTTTATTGTCTGTCACAAATACCTGTGAAAATGctaataaaatacatttcagAGAACAATTTgctttatttaacatttaacaAACTGAACAAACCAAAAATTAATCGACTCCGCAAGGAGAAGCGTAGTTAGTAGACTGCTCTGACAATTTTTACACTGCTCAAGACAATGCTACGAAAGTAAGAAGAAGAGATGTAAAATCTAAATATATGGAAAAACCTAGAAAATGGAAAATATCAATTCATTGGAATTTTACTAacgaaattttatttttacacccAATTACTCCGATAGAAGACCGAAAAgggataaaataaaaacaatgtatTCATATATTCagtctttatttaataatatcagTCGAATATAATCCTAAGACTATTTCTTCGTTTTCTCATGTATTTAACTTACTTATACTTGCTACTGTAATAGGCATATCGCCACAAAGGATGTATTTTATGCTTTATAGCGGGTGGGCCGTATAtgtataacaaaagcaaaaaattaaactgtagactATATTCTTGaaactgatcaacatttgttcagcgacttttaaataTAGTATaaagtctttaatttttttcatacaaaataaatcatattagcttcaatggtaCACCATTCTTGTTTctattgacgttgtctgtcgcTTCAATTTATCAAAATTCGTAATaaattacctcttagaaaaactTTCAGCAGTGAtataaatcaaaatacaagttatatATTTTCAGAAATCTCTGAACAAAAAATGTTAGTCAGTACCCtactatgtatgtaagtttaagttttgcttttgttacagggcccaCCCAGCAATAATAAGTCTAGCAGTGCTGGAGAGGCAATTTCTTATCGTAAAGAGAGGTGCTTCTCAAAGCTTCAACAACTCGATTCTTAATCTTTTTCGACTTATCCCTTATTTTCGGAACATAACTATCGCAAACTTCCAAAAAACCGCACCTACGACTGACGTCAATAAAGATACTACGTATAACATGATAGTAGTCCATTTGCAAGtttatagcgccatctatgaagTCAGCAGGTGTTTTCCTCCAATAGTTTTTTGAAGTTATCGCTGCAATGACGTATACAATGTAGACGTATTCCAAAATTAAAATCAGGGAAGCGCATAAGATAGTTAGGTAAGTACTCATCGGGATGTACCAGAATAAGTAAATGGGAAATGCGAAGGGGGCGGTGACagctgaaatgaaaaaaaaaagttatttttcaaAATCAAGTTAACAATAAAATATGATAATCATATTATGAATAGTAACTAAATGTACTTGAAGGTAAAAAGATACTTGTTTACAATACTACTACAGAaagtaactaataaataacagtaaTAACAATACTTTGAAGATAGACGCAAGATACAAGTAATACATACTGCACAATATGACTTGTGTGCTGACAGCGACTATGGCGCTGTACTTGAACGTGAAGTCCAGATTCGTCTGACAGGAGAGTATACTGTACATAAACAGGATAAAAACCACAACGCAGTAGTAGATCATTATTATTAGAACCTGAAAAAGAAACTATGGTAAATAAAAGAATTCAAATAAACCCAAATCTTGATGAAATATTGGGGGATTTAGATCAAtctagtcccaaactaagcagaGCTTTTActgtgggtgctaggcgacacCATAATTACATTACTACGTATAGTGACTGGAaagaagctgcgcaggatcgggacaggtggcgtgCATAGTTTGGACGCTAACATTTAATTATCATGACTGAGCAAAGACAGTTTGTTACTTTAATTACTTCTTTTTCCTACCCATATCCTACGTTGTGCAGGTCAGTACAACTTGTCGTCCCATTCTACTCTATCTTTCGTTATCTCAGCAGTAAAAAGCATGAAATGAGTTCATTCATTTTCATATCTTCTTTCgtacaatccatccatcgttgtttgggtttacccctacCTCTGCATCCgtcaacattcatctctaatATTCTTTTGCCTAATATGAGATTCATACAAATGACCGTACCACGCTAACCTGCTACTCCTCATTAACCCCcgaagcaaaaacgacggggtgttataagtttgacgcgtctatctggctgtgtgtgtgtctgtggcatcgaagctttcgaacagatgaaccgatttagatttttcgTTTGAAATCTGAATTTTAGTCATGCTTGATGAAAACCGGTCCAATATgtcgaaagttttttttttaattttgtatcgtggtcatattttgttattttactATAGGTTCAAAATACTTACTGAAGTAGTCAAGTACCAATACAATGTACAAATAACGATGAGAGCCGATATCCTGAGCGGGTATATCGTAAGGAACATATATCGGAAAGGATTTTTCCGACGAGCCTCTTCCACGTTTCGGCCGAATAGAAAACCGAAGGATACCACGTTGGTCACGATGAATCCAAAAATGCATAAGACACTGAAAAAAATAAGATTAGTCATGGAAAAATTTACCTACAATTCTTGAATAGGGTGTGGATAAACACGAACAAAAACTTGCTGGCAGTAAGGTTCTTTGTTCAGCGACTTGTAtagttttaaacattttgtgATTCCCGTTTGTGATTTTATAAATGAAGATTTTTGCCACACTTTCCtcccgtgagtgtcgtagaagtcgacagaGGAGTATGAATTTAATTGCGATGTGAGCGATGGGCTGGCAATCTATCACTGTAATAacaattaagttttatttcaaccccatAATTGCTAAAAGTGGTACTGATAACTCTGTTCTATATGCCCTGTCTAACCCTTCTTGAGAGTACGAACGTAAATGTATTTGTGTAAAATTACGCAATCTTATATtacaaaaaatatgtacatacatacatacatacatacaatcacgcctgtatcccatgaaggggtaggcagagcacatgaatccACGCAAgcttcagtaccactcttggcaaataaggggttgaaagaaaacgaaactgtgacattgcagtgacaggttgccagcctctcgcctacgccacaatttaacacatatcccacagtcgccttctacgacacccacgggaagaaagggggtggtgaaattcttaatccgtcaccacacgggcctcgtcaccacacgggacaaataaaaaaaaatgtattttatactTACACCAAATGAGTCATGTTCGCATTATTCAAAAAGTCGTTAATTCCCAAACTCCAACGATTCACAAACACGAGCACTGTCACTCCAGTAATTCCTAATAACTGCAAGAGTTTTATAGCCAGcacctgaaaaataatatagtttataattaatcatatctggtcccgtagccgaatggcatttcggcgacgcaaaacgccaccgaaacgccgcagaaaggtagtctggctctgtcgcgccaatacgcaaaaaagagatattatcatgagcgtttgtgcattcgactacgctTACTGCTGAGAAGACATATTCAGGAAACGTATGAAGAAAGTAGCTCAAGATAGAGATACTTGGAGAACACTGGGGGAGGCCTACTTCAAGGAAGTGACTTccataattaaaaatttaagaCATGATGCaggcaaattaaattaatttgtgTTAATTCCCCAGGAacccaggctcccgtgagccgtggcaaataccgggacaatgcaaggaggatgatgagtgcGAATTATGGTAGAATTAGGTagctacttttattttatttatttaaaaataatgcaCTTAAAATCGCACACATCCCATAGGCctccgtggctcagttggtaaGAGCAGCTGGACCGGTATTCCAGAAGGTTTGAGTTCTACAAGAGTTGTGAGTTGTGCAATTTTCCGTTTAGTtttaacattttatatcacattagGTAATTTTGTAACATTAGGTGTTTTGTAAGTAGCACCGATtgttgaaaaagtaagagcgaatcgactagcatggtatggacatgtaatgcggagggatgaaaggcatgtgacgagaaaggtattacgaatgaatgtggaaggtggtggaagtaacgggaggggaaaaccgaagaagaggtggatggactgtgtgagacatgatatggaactaaaacaagttaatgatgagatgacgagtgacagagatgtatggaagagaaagacatgctgcgccgaccccaagtgactgggataagggcaagagaatgatgaggtaatattgtcttcggttaccgcgatagttactcatgaaataaaactatggaaacggattaaatcgcgtataatgaatttaaaatacatcccgacgtttcgaacttcgaaatgtcgggatgtattttaaattcattatacgcgatttaattcgtttccatagttttatttaatgatgaggtaattttgttataaaaacggcCTGGTTTATTTGCTTGTAGAACCGGCTGTATAAGAAGTACTGTGTTACCTTTTGGATAAAAGCAATACGAGTAGTCTTGTCTTCAAACCATTCTTCCGTTTCATCTTCAGAGTCTAAATTAGGAAGAGATTCAGCATCAGAGTCAAAGATGTCAGAGGCAGCCTTGTCTTCAGATAAACTGTTATCTTCATTTACAGGTTTTAATGCTATAATAACTTTATCTCCAGATACACTGTTTTCTTCATTTCCAGTTTTCAATGTTGCTGGTTCACCAACATCAGTTACGTTTCTCGGATTTGTGACTTCAAGGATCTGTAAACAAttaatatttgacgaccggtctggctcactcggtagtgaccctgcctgctgagccgcggtcccaggttcgaatcccggtaagggcatttatttgtgtgatgagcacagatatttgttcctgagtcatggatgttttctatgtatataagtatgtatttatctatttaagtatgtatatcgtcgcttagcacccatagtacgagctttgcttagtttggggctaagttgatctgtgtaaggtgtcccccaatattttttttttttattacattatacaAATCATTGCCATTATTGTCAAGGTTCAGTTCAGAACTCCAGTTCAGTACTAGTCTTagcaaatataaataagtatttgacAGTTAAAGAAACCATTTCtcccgatttttttttatatttttactttaaatagtATTAAAAATTGCCATACCCGACCAGGGTACCATGTGATCCTATGTACTCATATGTAAACAACTTTGTAACCATGGTTCGCAACAAATTTAATGATTATCTTATCTCAT
This window harbors:
- the LOC125231674 gene encoding uncharacterized protein LOC125231674 translates to MKNNEDLPRVHAPNHLPSTNLRTATNEILEVTNPRNVTDVGEPATLKTGNEENSVSGDKVIIALKPVNEDNSLSEDKAASDIFDSDAESLPNLDSEDETEEWFEDKTTRIAFIQKVLAIKLLQLLGITGVTVLVFVNRWSLGINDFLNNANMTHLVVLCIFGFIVTNVVSFGFLFGRNVEEARRKNPFRYMFLTIYPLRISALIVICTLYWYLTTSVLIIMIYYCVVVFILFMYSILSCQTNLDFTFKYSAIVAVSTQVILCTVTAPFAFPIYLFWYIPMSTYLTILCASLILILEYVYIVYVIAAITSKNYWRKTPADFIDGAINLQMDYYHVIRSIFIDVSRRCGFLEVCDSYVPKIRDKSKKIKNRVVEALRSTSLYDKKLPLQHC
- the LOC125231678 gene encoding protein lifeguard 1-like isoform X2; its protein translation is MNMEDGEVKGFEFNDKSIRRGFIRKVYAILMCQLLVTFGAICLFVYHMPTKRWFLANSYMIWVAFAVTLVTMIAMACCESVRRTTPMNFIFLAIFTLAESFLLGAVSATNAPEAVMMAVGITAAVSLALTLFAFQTKWDFTMMGGFLVCATVALLILGICAIFIRSNILQLVYGCIGALIFCMYLVYDTQLMMGGKHKYSISPEEYIFAALNLYLDIVNIFLYILMIISAASK